The genomic DNA AAATCCTGCCAGAGTGGGCCACAGGTTTACACATGATTTTATATTATGGTTGAACATTGAGAAAGCGGTTTAGGTTGCAGAGGACACTCTGGCtggaatattttttaaatagaaatatAAGCACTCACATTGAAATACACAAAGATGGTTACAACATGACCTCAAGGAGAAAGGGAACAATACTGTGTCTTGTGTCACTGGGCCTTCACCGTTTCCCtgtgtgctgtttttttcttccaatcTGACTTCCCAAAAGGCTCTTATATCTCATCAACGAACAGGAGATGATTATTGTTAAGGGGATGATTATTCTGTATATTCCACCATTGTGTATTTACAAAGTCAATACTATTTTACGGTGATTCTAAAGTGAAACAATACCTACTAATTCCCCTGAGGCTACTAAATGCTACAGACGTTATGGACCCTATGCTATCTATTAGTTACCATAAACCCCAGAAAGGCCTGCTGACTGACAGTCTGCATATACCCAAGCCAAGAAGCAATACAATCTGTATCCGAAAGCTTTTATGACTTATAAGGATTTGTATTATTCGTGCTGCTCAAAATTTACAACCGCAATTATTCACGGGTAGCAAGACAGTcccagtttagtttagttttattgCCCTTTTCAAATTATTGTTGCCAATTTCTCCGTCAGTGTTTCAGCAGATTCCTTTGAGTGATTCTGAGAAAAGAACCTAAACAGTTCACGTGAACTCCTGATGGCCATAGACGGACgcagaaaatatgtttctgatttAGTGAAATTaaaagtgatataaaaaaagaattatgtCTATAGTTAAAACTAAATGGCAGTTAATGTAGATGTAGAGTTGATGGTTTGTGGTTATTAACACCTGCATGTTGACCGAGTCATCACTCCTGTTTTCACTGACCGGTAATTTCATCACCCAAAATGGTGCTACAGATGGAGCTGTACTTTTGATGCTTTATTTAAACAGTTGCACCTTGCTATAAAACTGTCAGCACTATTAATCTGGGGCAGAGAGAATGTATGATGCTCTACCTTTGATTTGCAGAGCTGCCACTGTCTCATATTGCTTATGTATAGTGGGGTGACCTCTTCTGACTTTTGAAGTGACATTTGTGCCTTTTTGTTCTCGTCATCAAGCAAGAACATCCTATTCTTGTTTATTTAGTGCAGGTAATAGTGAGACAGCTTTCATAGCTTAGAAAATATAGAAACAATCACTGCAACACACAGGGACCATAACAGGGACTCATTGCAATGAGCAAAACTAACCaatgaattaattcattaattaatagAACAGAGAAATTATTAGTACAATTAAAAGGGCTTAAGGAATTACTAGATGCCCTCATACAGTTGAACTGACTCATTTTGATTAGCTGAGAAGAGAAATGCTAAGAAGAGAAGCCTATGATCACTCAACTAGACTTGCAATACACAGCATTTTATTTCAGGTTTGCACTAAACAATCATCTCATAATGTCCACCATCGTAACAAACATGGCGGGTTTGGGGTTGTTTAACTTCAGCTTTTACTTGGGCTGATGGGCAGTAAAAACAAGCAGGAAAAACCTATTTTTAAGGAATGGAAGCCATACGGCACATTAGGTCTGTTATGCAAAACCACCCCAGCTAAAATAACTCCTCTGACTTCACGCTGGGCAAAATAGATCAGAGCCTGCGAACCTGGGTAACATCTCATCTCCGTGAGACACTTCTAGTACAGACATTGATATACAGACAGGTGATGAATTAAAGGAAAGACCCTGAATATATCAGTTGatctaacgattattttcttaATCAGTAAGTATTGGACAAATGGAAATGTTGATCAGGTGATGGCATTATTTGaaaggtcaggggatcaccagtCAGTACAATTTGTCTGATTAAATGACAATCcgtccaatagttgttgagatatttcacttaaAACCCATAAATGCTCACCCAGTAGACCGTGTGCTTCAtagagtccttggcagcggcccaaGTTTGTTTGCTACGTGTCATCTTCACTCTTTCTTCCCCCTTTTCTGTCATTCTCCAGCAGCTCTATCAAATAATAAAGGCTCcttaaataatcttaaaaaaaaaaacaacataaatgtgaACCTCATAATGGCGCTAGAGCAAAACTCATCGGGGTCAACAAAGTCatcaggattcatcctctggggatcataaacaaaatgacatggcaatccatccaatggtTGTTCAGATATCATATTTCATTCTGTTTTCGGCCTACTTTAGTTCCAATGACCGACCGACCATTCGGCCAATATTGCCCTCCCTAGAGCAAAGTCGCTAGTATGGCTAAAACTTAAACTATTCATCGACTTATCAGAATAGTTGCAGACTGATTTTCTGTCGACAGGCTGATTAATCAACTTATTGTTTCAGCTGTACATTGATGAGTATGAAAAGTGAATCATATGCTATGGCCTTCGCAGTCTGCATTGAATACCTTTTGAACCAACATGTCAGACAGGGCTCTTCACTATCATCAAATGTTTTGGAAGAAGTGTGTTTTCATCCCTCCAGATTTCCACAGACTGGTAGATTGAGGCTTATCTTGCGGACCAACCAATTGATACATTATGTTggtttttctttaatttgtcaCCCGTCTGTGTTCATATATATTGTATAGGATGACGTTTCAATTTAACCACCCTTACTGCCTGCTAGAGCCAAGAGTCAAATTACCATCAAAAGATTTCATTTGAGTACTATCATCCACAGCCACTGGCCATAAATCATTGCATCATCTTGTCCCCAGTGCATAAAAAAGACCAAACCATGGGTAACAAGGCTTTGGGTCAGAACCCAATGTACAAACTGATATTGACTAGAACTCTTTACTTGACTTGCTAGTGGCCTAATAGATTAGGGGGCCATGGACAAAGTCCCTTGTCAATCTCTCTTTCTCAGTGATCTAATGCACCCACAACAGCTGTGTGAGGGAGCTTAGCAGTTAGGCCAGGATGACAAGTCATTACTCAGCTTGATATATGAACTATTACATGTGAAACAGGAGAGTTTGTTGAAGGGTATGATGGCTGTGTATGCTTGTAACAATATGTCCTCATTACATGTATTTTAGGTATTTATGTTTTGGTGAACGGCAGGCGTATAATCTTTGTCTTTTGTCCATTGCTGCACTGGCAGATACAAGAATATCTtaaggaagaaaacaaacattaataaGATCTTATATTAGGTTTTTGGAGTATTTCTTCTGTAACCTCCCATTAATTCATTTATTGGATCATCAAAGTGATCTTAATGCAAAGGGGTTTATTCCACCTATTTTCAACATCACTTATCAGGCAGGTGTAGCATTGAGACAAAAAAGTGAGACAGGATTTATACACAACAGTGTAGAGAAAGGGTTACCCATAgaaattttatttctatggggTTACCTCTACCTACCTAAACAGTCCACGTATTATACAATGTACAAAGCAGTAAAATATTTGTTCAAGTAGGTAACTGGGCATGTTTGTATACAATATGTTTAATCTTgcaatagaaagaaagaaagtgctTCATTTACAATGGAGCAGAAATCAAACTGTCATTCAAATTCAAACAATTTATACAAGCTGAGTCAACACATCAAACAAACATTGGTGAAATGTTTCAATTATTCTACATACAATATTAGACACGTTGAGAAACAAATATTGCAGCTTTGCAGCCAAGCTGTATTGCATTTTTTATTAGCCAGTATCCAGGTATCTAAAACAAAAACGCAGATCAAACATTCTTAGATTGCGGTGCATTTAATGGCATTCATTCAAAATTGCAATGACAGCTAAATACTAGTATATATGACTACTGATATTTATGTGTTTTGTACTTATTTTAGTGTACTTTGACACAAAGCATCCTTTGATCAAGGTTTTGAGAAATcacagtatttactgtatgtagatGTTGCAGTAAAAGAGAAGTGATATATACTTACTTTTTCAGCATCATGCTCCAATCCTGTGTCATGATGCTCCAGCTCATCATCTCTGAATTCCTTTATAACCTATTAAAAAACACCCCAAGACCATGCATTAAGTAATTACACTTATTCAGATGTCTTTGCATCATTGCTCTGCTTTAATTAGACTAATGTGCCAAGCTATTTTAACAAGTTTatgatgttcttttttttaattgttttattaaCATGGTTCACATGTGAATGTTGTTCCAAACCACTGGTTAAACTGAAGCTATTTTTCCTAGTTCCATTCATATTATCTGCATGATTCAACCATTCAGCCCAGTAAGAAATGTCAATTGCCACCTGGTGATGTAAGTGAAGGCAAACACACTAAAGACCAAATGTCAGAAATCCTACTGTTTAACCTGGGAGATACCAGTTATACTAAAACCTGGACCAGCTCCATGAAAACATGCAACCTACCTTTTAACCCTCTGTTTAAAGGCGACAGATTGTGCTGGCCAGTGTGCAGGAACGGCAACAATCAAATCTATCTATGGTGCATGCTTCTTTATGGACATAACCTCATTGTTCTGACTGTGCAAACACGGCAATCTGGAATTGGTCTGGAGAACACTTCCAGCCTTCAGGACAGGTCGTGCTTTTGAATATACAATCTCAATAATCACGTAGCCATACTTTGACTATCAcgactttcatttcattttgttattttattcttGATCCCCTGTATAACAAGTATGTTTGGCATTTATGCTTTAATTTGTTCAGATGCTTCTTTGTTTCTGTGTAATACTTAACCAtgagtaaaaacaaaatccacACTAACATTCCTTCACATCCTTAATGAACCATCACAGAAAGGCCTTTGCCAATGGCAGAGTTCCAGTGACTCACTTGTAACAGTTCAGTGTATCTCTCAGGGTCCCTCTCCATCAGAGCTCTTATCTGGCTATTGTAGTGCTCTGAAATACTCTCCTCCACCGCCACAGTGCAGGCCATGGCCCCCTCTTTTCCCAGTAGTGCACTGGACGCACCTGGagtagatttaaaaaacaaaagaaatacacatttaggaTTTAATAATAAAGCAACAACTGACTACATATTGCCTAACAACTACAGCAGATTATTGAAATAGTGTTCAAGCTCACCAACCTGAAATAACGTGTTTATACACTTGTAAATACTGTCAACATCAAGTTCTAATATGTGGGTGGACAAATGCAAGACAAAGGCAGCAAAACTGTGGCATTTGTTGTCaaagtaagttattttataACTCTGCTGTATGCTTATGGGCTGTACCAACCTAACAGAAAACCAGCGATGTTCCAGAGGGGTAACAGCGCTGTGGGTCGAACTCTGTTCTCTGCCAGAATTTCATTAAATTTTGAAAGGTGGAGCTTTTCTTGATCCCACATTTCCTAAAGAGAAACAAACATGAACATGGAGTGTCAAATATGATGCAGTTACTCTCATGCTGAACgcacaaatcattttttttctttttgtggctCCCAACAAAGCAGGCAAACAAGGTACAGTTTCTCTATGTCCAATACTGATCATTTTGAATTAAACATTTAAGCCACactagtagggctgggtatcgttaaacAATGtccaataccaataccgtgacttcaatactggttcctaaacaatactttttttggtaccaattttacaaaataaaaagaaattacaacattacagcacaaatcttAGTATTTATTTCTCAGCTCCTAATACCAGTCTGTGcataacgtagagtttttcctgcgtgcttctacgacgtgtaacgttatacagccaatcaccagcattattagatctggatagaagcatgctgcatgtttattggctcactggcgatgatgagatttactccttaggtattgaatgacgaggcatttttcaatactttagaggcaattcggtcggtgcctaaaaaggtTACTAGGCCAGATTTGTAAGTGAAAATACACTACAACTTTCCAGTTTCACCCTATTACCCAAATCAAATTCTAGTGTCATAACTattgctgtcagttaaacgtgttattaacgccgttaatgcaaacccattttaacggcgtcaattttttaataaaggacgcgctctgctgtggaCATGCTGCGTTagatgtgtcccgtttgtgctctgtgtatttctgcagtaggtCTAGttttcggttttccacctccgatgtagttCAGCCACGTCCCTAAATTtggtctcattcagagaccagagtctcaaacggggctctgtgcctgtcagacggtctgagatctaccgtatcagcagagcaatcacgtaatgcacagcagactatgttGCGGGTGGATTATTTTCAGAAATATTGTGATTTCATTCTTGTAATAGcatattatcactttatttttctcaaaatatcatgactcctccaaatctcagagagcacagatgagatatattttgaatgtgcacaaagttttgaacatgagtagaaatattgctcaaacacatctgaaatattacagtccagagGTTTATTAATTCcttaaaatgaattcatgtagCCTATCACTGAGGTGATTAactgtcatatgcacattaaaggaggttaattccccaacaaaagacgcaaaagaggagggaggagtaaatgatagGCTACATGTTtggtgactcagatataattagaaaagttgatccaaaggagaataaatagatgaaagcaatacagatttcctgagagccttactgcaatatattccattatgttttatatttggattgtaatctatgtttccctttacataatgATATtgccagcataaattgattcagaaaaatgtagaaataggtgcataaaaattcacctgaatgcaggaaatgaagtgtttaatgttcaaaatgttcagggggtggacccccagacccccccatcataagtcaccatgcacacaaatctggaaacaaaacactggcctttgggttgccagaccagttatgattagaccaAATGTTGATGCCATCTAACTTACATGGAAGTAAAATGTACATGCATTGGTACTCTatcgctgacacagcactgtggagatctgGCACTGCGAGACTGGGGGGCGCAAAACTCAATCTCGCCTAGGGCAACCAAAGGGCTAGAGCCGGCCCTGTCAACGATGATGGATTTTGAAAATCAAGTAGGCTAAACATTGTTGCCAGTGCAGACTTTTGTCCTACTTCAAAGCCATGTGTCGCACTCTGTCCATTTACCTGGATGAGAGGTCCAGTACTAGTTCGCCCCAACACTGCCATCTGGCCGGCGTAGATGCGGTTGGCCCCGTATTCACCCGCGTGGTCCACGCGCAGCATTCGGTCCAACATCTCCTTCTCCTCACTGTCGCATGGGGTCGGGACCACACTGTAGGCACGTGAGCTCAGCTGCGGGGGCActataatatacagtctatggttacaaCCTTGTAACATTATAAGATAAGCGAACTTTACTGTGTGTTCATTTTAAGCTTTGATCATGCCTTTTGCTATAAGTGTTGTGAGAATTGGTTGCATGTCATAGGCCTATAGATGGAAATGTAGGTTAAATGTAGGTTGCTACTATAGCAACATGGCTGGTGATTTCCGTTTTCATATGTTAAGGAAGTTatttaaa from Sander vitreus isolate 19-12246 chromosome 2, sanVit1, whole genome shotgun sequence includes the following:
- the coq7 gene encoding NADPH-dependent 3-demethoxyubiquinone 3-hydroxylase, mitochondrial, giving the protein MHRAAHTALYDWSNILGPAMIRQCLKCRVPPQLSSRAYSVVPTPCDSEEKEMLDRMLRVDHAGEYGANRIYAGQMAVLGRTSTGPLIQEMWDQEKLHLSKFNEILAENRVRPTALLPLWNIAGFLLGASSALLGKEGAMACTVAVEESISEHYNSQIRALMERDPERYTELLQVIKEFRDDELEHHDTGLEHDAEKIPGYWLIKNAIQLGCKAAIFVSQRV